One genomic region from Streptomyces sp. NBC_01304 encodes:
- the thrS gene encoding threonine--tRNA ligase — MSDVRVIIHRDSEREERVVTTGTTAAELFAGERTIVAARIAGELKDLAYEVRDGEEVEPVEISSEDGLNILRHSTAHVMAQAVQELFPEAKLGIGPPVRDGFYYDFDVEKPFTPEDLKAVEKKMQEIQKRGQRFSRRVTTDDDARVELADEPYKLELIGLKGNAAQAADGADAEVGAGELTIYDNLDAKTGELCWKDLCRGPHLPTTRNIPAFKLMRSGGAYWRGSEKNPMLQRIYGTAWPTKEELKAHLEFLVEAEKRDHRKLGAELDLFSIPEELGSGLAVFHPKGGIVRREMEAYSRQKHEDADYEFVNTPHITKEELFVTSGHLPHYGEGMFPPLEFDGQNYRLKAMNCPMHNLIFKARGRSYRELPLRLFEFGTVYRYEKSGVVHGLTRARGFTQDDSHIYCTKEQMPQELDSLLTFVLDLLRDYGLDDFELELSTRDPESDKFIGSDEVWEEATEALRQAAEKQNLPLVPDPGGAAFYGPKISVQAKDAIGRSWQMSTIQVDFNQPERFGLEYTASDGSKQQPVMIHRALFGSIERFFAVLLEHYAGAFPAWLAPVQATGIPIGDAHIPYLQEFAAKAKKQGLRVEVDASSDRMQKKIRNAQKQKVPFMIIAGDEDMAAGAVSFRYRDGSQENGIPVDDALAKIAKVVEDRAQV; from the coding sequence GTGTCAGACGTCCGTGTGATCATCCATCGCGATTCCGAGCGGGAAGAGCGCGTGGTGACGACGGGGACTACGGCAGCCGAGCTCTTCGCCGGCGAGCGCACCATCGTCGCCGCGCGCATCGCGGGCGAGCTGAAGGACCTCGCGTACGAGGTGCGGGACGGCGAGGAGGTGGAGCCCGTCGAGATTTCGTCGGAAGACGGTCTCAACATCCTGCGCCACTCCACCGCGCATGTGATGGCGCAGGCCGTGCAGGAGCTGTTCCCCGAGGCGAAGCTGGGCATCGGCCCGCCGGTGCGGGACGGGTTCTACTACGACTTCGACGTCGAGAAGCCCTTCACCCCGGAGGACCTCAAGGCCGTCGAGAAGAAGATGCAGGAGATCCAGAAGCGCGGGCAGCGCTTCTCGCGCCGTGTCACCACCGACGACGACGCCCGGGTCGAGCTGGCCGACGAGCCGTACAAGCTGGAGCTCATCGGCCTCAAGGGCAACGCCGCCCAGGCCGCCGACGGCGCGGACGCGGAGGTCGGCGCCGGCGAGCTGACCATCTACGACAACCTCGACGCCAAGACCGGCGAACTGTGCTGGAAGGACCTCTGCCGAGGCCCGCACCTGCCCACCACCCGGAACATCCCGGCGTTCAAGCTGATGCGCTCGGGCGGCGCGTACTGGCGCGGCAGCGAGAAGAACCCCATGCTGCAGCGCATCTACGGCACCGCCTGGCCGACCAAGGAGGAGCTCAAGGCGCACCTCGAGTTCCTGGTCGAGGCCGAGAAGCGCGACCACCGCAAGCTCGGTGCCGAGCTCGACCTGTTCTCCATTCCGGAGGAGCTGGGCTCGGGTCTCGCGGTCTTCCACCCCAAGGGCGGCATCGTCCGGCGGGAGATGGAGGCGTACTCGCGCCAGAAGCACGAGGACGCGGACTACGAGTTCGTGAACACCCCGCACATCACGAAGGAAGAGCTCTTCGTGACCTCGGGGCACCTGCCGCACTACGGCGAGGGCATGTTCCCTCCCCTGGAGTTCGACGGGCAGAACTACCGCCTCAAGGCGATGAACTGCCCCATGCACAACCTGATCTTCAAGGCGCGCGGCCGCTCCTACCGTGAACTGCCGCTGCGGCTCTTCGAGTTCGGCACGGTGTACCGGTACGAGAAGTCGGGCGTGGTGCACGGTCTGACCCGGGCCCGCGGCTTCACCCAGGACGACTCGCACATCTACTGCACCAAGGAGCAGATGCCGCAGGAGCTCGACTCGCTCCTGACCTTCGTGCTCGACCTGCTGCGCGACTACGGCCTGGACGACTTCGAGCTGGAGCTGTCCACCCGCGACCCGGAGTCGGACAAGTTCATCGGCTCCGACGAGGTCTGGGAGGAGGCCACCGAGGCGCTGCGCCAGGCGGCCGAGAAGCAGAACCTTCCGCTGGTGCCGGACCCGGGCGGCGCCGCGTTCTACGGGCCGAAGATCTCGGTGCAGGCCAAGGACGCGATCGGGCGGTCCTGGCAGATGTCGACCATCCAGGTCGACTTCAACCAGCCCGAGCGGTTCGGCCTGGAGTACACCGCGTCGGACGGCTCCAAGCAGCAGCCGGTCATGATCCACCGTGCGCTCTTCGGTTCCATCGAGCGCTTCTTCGCGGTGCTGCTCGAGCACTACGCGGGCGCCTTCCCGGCCTGGCTCGCCCCCGTGCAGGCCACCGGCATCCCGATCGGTGACGCGCACATCCCCTACCTGCAGGAGTTCGCCGCCAAGGCGAAGAAGCAGGGCCTGCGGGTCGAGGTGGACGCCTCCTCGGACCGTATGCAGAAGAAGATCCGGAACGCGCAGAAGCAGAAGGTGCCGTTCATGATCATCGCGGGCGACGAGGACATGGCGGCCGGCGCCGTCTCCTTCCGCTACCGCGACGGTTCGCAGGAGAACGGCATTCCGGTCGACGACGCCCTCGCGAAGATCGCGAAGGTCGTCGAGGACCGCGCTCAGGTCTGA
- a CDS encoding glycosyltransferase family 4 protein produces MRIGIVCPYSWDVPGGVQFHIRDLAEHLIRLGHHVSVLAPADDDTPLPPYVVSAGRAVPVPYNGSVARLSFGFLSAARVRRWLHDGTFDVVHIHEPASPSLGLLTCWAAQGPIVATFHTSTPRSRAMIAAYPILQPALEKISARIAVSEYARRTLVEHLGGDAVTIPNGVDVDFFAKAEANPDWQAKGDDRTIGFIGRIDEPRKGLPVLMKALPKILAERPGTRLLVAGRGDEEEAVASLPKEMRSQVEFLGMVSDEDKARLLRSVDVYVAPNTGGESFGIILVEALSAGAPVLASDLDAFAQVLDQGAAGELFANEDADALADAAVRLLGDPGRRAELSERGSAHVRRFDWSTVGADILSVYETVTDGAAAVAADERPGLRARFARMRD; encoded by the coding sequence GTGAGGATCGGCATCGTCTGCCCGTACTCCTGGGACGTGCCGGGCGGCGTCCAGTTCCACATCCGCGACCTCGCCGAGCACCTCATCCGCCTCGGCCACCACGTCTCCGTGCTCGCTCCGGCCGACGACGACACTCCGCTTCCGCCGTACGTCGTCTCCGCGGGCCGCGCCGTTCCGGTGCCGTACAACGGCTCGGTCGCCCGCCTCAGCTTCGGCTTCCTCTCGGCGGCCCGCGTACGCCGCTGGCTGCACGACGGCACCTTCGACGTGGTGCACATCCACGAACCGGCCTCCCCGTCGCTAGGCCTGCTCACCTGCTGGGCCGCCCAGGGGCCGATCGTCGCGACCTTCCACACCTCCACGCCGCGGTCGCGGGCCATGATCGCCGCGTATCCGATCCTGCAGCCCGCCCTGGAGAAGATCAGCGCGCGCATCGCGGTCAGCGAGTACGCCCGTCGCACCCTGGTCGAGCACCTCGGCGGCGACGCGGTCACCATCCCGAACGGCGTCGACGTCGACTTCTTCGCCAAGGCCGAGGCCAACCCGGACTGGCAGGCCAAGGGCGACGACCGCACCATCGGCTTCATCGGCCGCATCGACGAGCCCCGCAAGGGACTGCCCGTCCTGATGAAGGCCCTTCCGAAGATCCTCGCCGAACGCCCCGGCACCCGGCTCCTGGTGGCCGGCCGCGGCGACGAGGAGGAGGCCGTCGCGTCCCTGCCCAAGGAGATGCGCTCCCAGGTGGAGTTCCTCGGCATGGTCAGCGACGAGGACAAGGCGCGGCTGCTGCGCAGCGTCGATGTGTACGTCGCCCCCAACACCGGCGGCGAGAGCTTCGGCATCATCCTGGTCGAGGCGCTGTCCGCGGGCGCGCCCGTGCTCGCCTCCGACCTCGACGCGTTCGCCCAGGTCCTGGACCAGGGCGCGGCCGGCGAACTGTTCGCCAACGAGGACGCGGACGCGCTGGCGGACGCGGCGGTGCGCCTTCTGGGCGACCCCGGACGACGCGCCGAGCTGAGCGAGCGGGGCAGCGCGCACGTGCGGCGCTTCGACTGGTCGACGGTCGGCGCGGACATCCTGTCGGTGTACGAGACGGTGACGGACGGGGCCGCGGCGGTGGCGGCCGACGAACGGCCGGGGCTGCGGGCGCGGTTCGCGCGCATGCGGGACTGA
- a CDS encoding YebC/PmpR family DNA-binding transcriptional regulator, whose amino-acid sequence MSGHSKWATTKHKKAVIDAKRGKLFAKMIKNIEVAARTGGADPTGNPTLFDAIQKAKKSSVPNKNIDSAVKRGAGLEAGGADYETIMYEGYGPNGVAVLIECLTDNRNRAASDVRVAMTRNGGSMADPGSVSYLFNRKGVVIVPKGEQTEDDVLGAVLDAGAEEVNDLGDTFEVLSEATDMVAVRTALQDAGIDYDSAEANFVPTMQVELDEEGARKIFKLIDALEDSDDVQNVFANFDVSDEVMEKVDA is encoded by the coding sequence ATGTCCGGCCACTCTAAATGGGCTACGACGAAGCACAAGAAGGCCGTGATCGACGCCAAGCGCGGCAAGCTCTTCGCGAAGATGATCAAGAATATCGAGGTCGCGGCGCGGACCGGCGGCGCCGACCCCACGGGTAACCCGACCCTCTTCGACGCCATCCAGAAGGCCAAGAAGAGCTCGGTCCCGAACAAGAACATCGACTCCGCCGTCAAGCGCGGTGCCGGCCTCGAGGCCGGTGGCGCCGACTACGAGACGATCATGTACGAGGGCTACGGTCCCAACGGCGTCGCGGTGCTCATCGAGTGCCTCACCGACAACCGCAACCGCGCCGCCTCCGACGTCCGCGTCGCCATGACGCGCAACGGCGGATCGATGGCCGACCCGGGCTCCGTCTCGTACCTGTTCAACCGCAAGGGTGTCGTGATCGTCCCCAAGGGCGAGCAGACCGAGGACGACGTCCTCGGCGCGGTGCTCGACGCGGGTGCCGAGGAGGTCAACGACCTCGGTGACACCTTCGAGGTGCTCAGCGAGGCCACCGACATGGTCGCGGTCCGCACCGCGCTCCAGGACGCCGGCATCGACTACGACTCGGCCGAGGCCAACTTCGTGCCGACCATGCAGGTCGAGCTCGACGAAGAGGGCGCGCGCAAGATCTTCAAGCTGATCGACGCCCTCGAGGACAGCGACGACGTGCAGAACGTCTTCGCCAACTTCGATGTCTCGGACGAGGTCATGGAGAAGGTCGACGCGTAA
- the pdxT gene encoding pyridoxal 5'-phosphate synthase glutaminase subunit PdxT, whose product MTDAPVIGVLALQGDVREHLIALAAADAVARPVRRLEELAEVDGLVIPGGESTTISKLATLFGLMEPLRERIHAGMPVYGSCAGLIMLADKILDPRSGQETFGGIDMIVRRNAFGRQNESFEATVEVSGVGPVEGVFIRAPWVESVGATAEVLAEHGGHIVAVRQGNALATSFHPELTGDHRVHELFVKMVRAAR is encoded by the coding sequence ATGACTGACGCACCTGTGATCGGAGTCCTGGCTCTCCAGGGCGACGTACGGGAGCACCTGATCGCCCTGGCCGCGGCGGACGCCGTGGCCAGGCCGGTCCGGCGGCTCGAGGAACTTGCCGAGGTAGACGGCCTGGTCATCCCGGGCGGCGAGTCCACGACCATCTCCAAGCTGGCCACGCTCTTCGGCCTGATGGAGCCCCTGCGCGAGCGTATCCACGCCGGTATGCCCGTCTACGGGTCCTGCGCGGGCCTGATCATGCTCGCCGACAAGATCCTCGACCCGCGCTCGGGCCAGGAGACCTTCGGCGGCATCGACATGATCGTGCGGCGCAATGCCTTCGGGCGGCAGAACGAGTCGTTCGAGGCGACCGTCGAGGTCTCGGGCGTGGGCCCCGTCGAGGGCGTCTTCATCCGGGCGCCCTGGGTCGAGTCCGTGGGCGCCACGGCCGAGGTGCTCGCCGAGCACGGCGGACACATCGTCGCGGTGCGCCAGGGCAACGCCCTCGCCACCTCGTTCCACCCTGAACTCACGGGCGACCACCGGGTCCACGAGCTGTTCGTGAAGATGGTGCGCGCCGCCCGGTGA
- the pdxS gene encoding pyridoxal 5'-phosphate synthase lyase subunit PdxS yields MSSTLSNTTPAEPTATGTARVKRGMAEQLKGGVIMDVVNAEQAKIAEDAGAVAVMALERVPADIRKDGGVARMSDPNMIEEIIEAVSIPVMAKSRIGHFVEAQILQSLGVDYIDESEVLTPADEVNHSDKFAFTTPFVCGATNLGEALRRIAEGAAMIRSKGEAGTGNVVEAVRHMRQIKNEIARLRGFDNNELYAAAKDLRAPYELVKEVAELGKLPVVLFSAGGVATPADAALMRQLGAEGVFVGSGIFKSGDPAKRAAAIVKATTFFDDPKIIADASRNLGEAMVGINCDTLPETERYANRGW; encoded by the coding sequence GTGTCCAGCACGCTCTCCAACACCACCCCCGCCGAGCCCACCGCGACCGGCACCGCGCGCGTGAAGCGCGGCATGGCCGAGCAGCTCAAGGGCGGCGTGATCATGGACGTGGTCAACGCCGAGCAGGCGAAGATCGCTGAGGACGCGGGCGCCGTGGCCGTCATGGCCCTGGAGCGGGTCCCGGCCGACATCCGCAAGGACGGCGGCGTGGCTCGCATGTCCGACCCGAACATGATCGAAGAGATCATCGAGGCCGTCTCGATCCCGGTCATGGCCAAGTCCCGCATCGGCCACTTCGTCGAGGCCCAGATCCTCCAGTCCCTCGGCGTCGACTACATCGACGAGTCCGAGGTCCTGACCCCGGCCGACGAGGTCAACCACAGCGACAAGTTCGCCTTCACCACCCCCTTCGTGTGTGGCGCCACCAACCTGGGCGAGGCCCTGCGCCGCATCGCCGAGGGCGCGGCCATGATCCGCTCGAAGGGCGAGGCCGGCACCGGCAACGTCGTCGAGGCCGTCCGCCACATGCGCCAGATCAAGAACGAGATCGCCCGCCTGCGCGGCTTCGACAACAACGAGCTGTACGCCGCGGCCAAGGACCTGCGCGCCCCGTACGAGTTGGTCAAGGAGGTCGCCGAGCTCGGCAAGCTCCCGGTCGTCCTGTTCTCCGCCGGTGGCGTCGCCACCCCCGCCGACGCCGCCCTGATGCGTCAGCTCGGCGCCGAGGGCGTCTTCGTCGGCTCCGGCATCTTCAAGTCCGGCGACCCGGCCAAGCGCGCCGCGGCCATCGTGAAGGCCACCACCTTCTTCGACGACCCGAAGATCATCGCGGACGCCTCCCGCAACCTGGGCGAGGCCATGGTCGGCATCAACTGCGACACCCTGCCCGAGACCGAGCGCTACGCGAACCGTGGCTGGTAA
- the pgsA gene encoding phosphatidylinositol phosphate synthase, which translates to MLNKYARAFFTRVLTPFAAFLLRRGVSPDAVTLIGTAGVMAGALVFFPRGEFFWGTIVITLFVFSDLVDGNMARQAGISSRWGAFLDSTLDRVADGAIFGGFALWYAGQGDDNILCAVAIFCLASGQVVSYTKARGEAIGLPVAVNGLVERAERLVISLVAAGLAGLHKFGVPGIDVLLPIALWIVAVGSLVTLAQRVVTVRRESAEADAAAAQGSEAV; encoded by the coding sequence ATGCTGAACAAGTACGCGCGTGCATTCTTCACGCGTGTCCTCACACCGTTCGCCGCGTTCCTGCTCCGACGCGGGGTCAGCCCCGACGCGGTCACGCTGATCGGCACGGCCGGTGTGATGGCGGGTGCACTGGTCTTCTTCCCCAGGGGAGAGTTCTTCTGGGGCACGATCGTCATCACGCTCTTCGTCTTCTCCGACCTCGTCGACGGGAACATGGCGCGACAGGCCGGGATCTCCAGCCGCTGGGGCGCCTTCCTGGACTCGACGCTCGACCGGGTCGCGGACGGCGCGATCTTCGGCGGCTTCGCGCTCTGGTACGCGGGCCAGGGCGACGACAACATCCTTTGTGCGGTCGCGATCTTCTGTCTGGCCAGCGGCCAGGTGGTCTCCTACACCAAGGCGCGCGGCGAGGCCATCGGCCTGCCCGTCGCGGTCAACGGCCTGGTGGAGCGCGCCGAGCGGCTGGTGATCTCGCTGGTCGCCGCGGGCCTCGCGGGGCTGCACAAGTTCGGGGTACCCGGTATCGACGTACTGTTGCCGATCGCGCTGTGGATCGTGGCCGTGGGCAGCCTGGTGACGCTGGCCCAGCGTGTGGTGACCGTGCGCAGGGAGTCCGCGGAGGCCGACGCCGCCGCGGCACAGGGGAGTGAAGCGGTGTGA
- a CDS encoding HIT family protein, with translation MLLNMTIEPEQQIGVGTQDAFQRLWTPHRMAYIQGENKPSGPGADDGCPFCSIPAMSDEDGLVIARGQHVYAVLNLYPYNGGHLMVVPYRHVADYTELTGPETIELGELTKQAMSALRTASGAHGFNIGMNQGTVAGAGIAAHLHQHIVPRWGGDTNFMPVVGHTKVLPQLLADTRKMLADAWPVA, from the coding sequence ATGCTGCTCAACATGACGATTGAGCCGGAGCAGCAGATCGGAGTGGGGACGCAGGACGCGTTCCAGCGCCTGTGGACCCCGCACCGGATGGCGTACATCCAAGGGGAGAACAAGCCCAGCGGTCCCGGGGCCGACGACGGCTGTCCCTTCTGCTCCATCCCGGCCATGTCCGACGAGGACGGCCTGGTCATCGCGCGCGGGCAGCACGTGTACGCGGTGCTCAACCTGTACCCGTACAACGGCGGCCACCTGATGGTCGTGCCCTACCGCCATGTCGCGGACTACACCGAGCTGACCGGCCCCGAGACCATTGAGCTCGGCGAGCTCACCAAGCAGGCGATGTCCGCGCTGCGGACGGCGTCCGGCGCCCACGGCTTCAACATCGGCATGAACCAGGGCACGGTGGCCGGCGCCGGCATCGCCGCGCATCTGCACCAGCACATCGTGCCGCGCTGGGGCGGCGACACCAACTTCATGCCGGTCGTCGGCCACACCAAGGTGCTGCCCCAACTCCTCGCGGACACCCGCAAGATGCTGGCGGACGCCTGGCCGGTGGCGTAG
- a CDS encoding DUF4365 domain-containing protein gives MALAQPEQGGLLPERIAPLRGTLATTACMETLQVGYLHAVAAAAGCSLSQPFPDNGIDWHVSHSASGHTVDDEVTVKVQLKCTYQIPPNPPGPAFSFTLDNAHLVKLARTPVSVHKILVVMLVPRSPDDWLRASHDRLDLRHCCYWTNLAGHPVRGRHRTTVRMSTARIFDDRALCEIMTRVGTGGRP, from the coding sequence ATGGCGCTCGCGCAGCCCGAACAGGGTGGGCTGCTGCCCGAGCGGATCGCACCGCTGCGCGGCACACTCGCCACCACCGCCTGTATGGAGACCCTTCAGGTGGGATATCTGCATGCCGTGGCGGCCGCGGCGGGATGTTCGCTCTCGCAGCCCTTTCCGGACAACGGCATCGACTGGCACGTCAGCCACAGCGCTTCCGGGCACACGGTCGACGACGAAGTCACCGTGAAAGTGCAGCTCAAGTGCACCTACCAGATACCGCCGAACCCCCCGGGGCCCGCCTTCTCCTTCACGCTGGACAACGCGCATCTGGTGAAGCTGGCCCGGACTCCGGTCTCGGTGCACAAGATCCTGGTCGTGATGCTGGTGCCGCGGTCGCCGGACGACTGGCTGCGCGCGAGTCACGACCGGCTCGATCTGCGGCACTGCTGCTACTGGACCAACCTGGCCGGACACCCGGTGCGGGGACGGCACCGGACCACCGTGCGGATGTCGACCGCCCGGATCTTCGACGACCGGGCGCTCTGCGAGATCATGACGCGCGTCGGGACGGGAGGGAGACCCTGA
- a CDS encoding elongation factor G-like protein EF-G2, with translation MGDKAGAHPGAAGRAATADHPQSVRNVVLVGHSGSGKTTLVEALALTAGAVNRAGRVEDGGTVSDYDEIEHRQQRSVQLSLVPVEWDGIKINILDTPGYADFVGELRAGLRAADAALFVVSAAERAEGIGGATRMVWDECAAVGMPRAIVITHLEAARADFDQMTRTCAEAFGGDDPDAVLPLYLPLHGEQGPDGHAPVSGLMGLLSQRVYDYSSGERKASEPGEDQLPLIEEARNRLIEGIIAESEDESLMDRYLGGEEIDFSTLVEDLERAVARGIFHPVLAAAPAAEGAKQGLGTVELLELIIGGFPTPLEREAPTVTTPQGKPRPGVGCDPQGPLVAEVVKTSSDPYVGRVSLVRVFSGTLHPDETVHVSGHGLADRGHEDHDVDERIGALSSPFGKQQRALTQVIAGDLACVAKLSRAETGDTLSAKDDPLLMEPWSMPDPLLPLAIQAHSKPDEDKLSQGLSRLVAEDPTMRLEQNQDTHQVVLWCLGEAHADVALERLRSRYGVQVDVVPHRVSLRETFSAKAGGRGRHVKQSGGHGQYAICEIEVEPLPGGSGIEFVDKVIGGAVPRQFIPSVEKGVRAQAARGVAAGNPIVDVRITLLDGKAHSVDSSDAAFQTAGALALREAAAEATIHLLEPVAELQVLVGDDYVGSVMSDLSGRRGRVVGTEQSPGGRTLVRAEVPEIEIGRYAVDLRSLSHGTGRFSRAYARHEPMPAQLASRIREEAEKHG, from the coding sequence ATGGGCGACAAGGCAGGTGCACATCCCGGAGCCGCCGGCAGGGCAGCTACGGCCGACCATCCGCAGTCCGTACGGAATGTGGTGCTGGTCGGCCACTCCGGATCGGGCAAGACGACCTTGGTGGAGGCCCTCGCACTGACCGCGGGGGCGGTGAACCGGGCGGGCCGCGTGGAGGACGGCGGCACCGTCTCCGACTACGACGAGATCGAGCATCGCCAGCAACGCTCGGTCCAGCTGTCCCTCGTCCCCGTCGAGTGGGACGGCATCAAGATCAATATTCTGGACACTCCCGGATACGCCGATTTCGTCGGGGAGTTGAGGGCCGGTCTGCGAGCCGCGGACGCGGCCCTTTTCGTCGTCTCGGCCGCGGAGCGCGCCGAGGGCATCGGCGGGGCGACCCGCATGGTGTGGGACGAGTGCGCGGCGGTCGGGATGCCGCGGGCCATCGTCATCACCCATCTCGAAGCGGCCCGGGCCGACTTCGACCAGATGACGCGGACCTGCGCCGAGGCCTTCGGGGGCGACGACCCGGACGCCGTACTGCCGCTGTATCTGCCGCTGCACGGCGAGCAGGGGCCCGACGGGCACGCGCCCGTGTCGGGGCTCATGGGACTGCTCTCCCAGCGGGTGTACGACTACTCGTCGGGCGAGCGGAAGGCGTCCGAGCCGGGCGAGGACCAGCTGCCGCTGATCGAGGAGGCACGCAACCGGCTGATCGAGGGGATCATCGCGGAGAGCGAGGACGAGTCCCTCATGGACCGCTATCTGGGCGGCGAGGAGATCGACTTCAGCACGCTCGTCGAGGACCTGGAGCGGGCCGTCGCACGTGGCATCTTCCACCCGGTGCTCGCCGCCGCACCCGCCGCCGAGGGCGCCAAGCAGGGCCTGGGCACCGTCGAGCTCCTCGAGCTGATCATCGGCGGGTTCCCGACGCCGCTCGAGCGGGAGGCGCCGACGGTCACCACGCCGCAGGGCAAGCCGCGGCCGGGCGTCGGCTGCGATCCGCAGGGCCCGCTGGTCGCGGAGGTCGTCAAGACGTCCTCCGACCCGTACGTGGGCCGGGTCTCGCTGGTACGCGTCTTCTCCGGCACCCTGCACCCGGACGAGACGGTGCACGTCTCGGGGCACGGGCTCGCCGACCGCGGGCACGAGGACCACGACGTCGACGAGCGCATCGGCGCGCTGTCCTCCCCGTTCGGCAAGCAGCAGCGCGCCCTCACGCAGGTCATCGCGGGAGACCTCGCCTGTGTGGCCAAGCTCAGCCGCGCGGAGACGGGCGACACGCTCTCGGCCAAGGACGACCCGCTCCTGATGGAGCCCTGGAGCATGCCGGATCCGCTCCTCCCGCTCGCCATCCAGGCGCACAGCAAGCCGGACGAGGACAAGCTCTCGCAGGGCCTGTCCCGGCTGGTCGCCGAGGATCCGACGATGCGCCTGGAACAGAACCAGGACACGCACCAGGTCGTCCTGTGGTGCCTGGGCGAGGCCCATGCGGACGTCGCCCTGGAGCGGCTGCGCAGCCGGTACGGGGTCCAGGTGGACGTCGTGCCGCACAGGGTCTCCCTGCGGGAGACGTTCAGCGCGAAGGCGGGTGGACGCGGCCGGCATGTGAAGCAGTCCGGCGGCCACGGCCAGTACGCGATCTGCGAGATCGAGGTGGAGCCGCTGCCCGGCGGGTCCGGCATCGAGTTCGTCGACAAGGTCATCGGCGGCGCGGTGCCGCGGCAGTTCATCCCGTCGGTCGAGAAGGGGGTACGCGCCCAGGCCGCGCGCGGTGTCGCGGCGGGCAATCCCATAGTCGACGTACGGATCACGCTGCTCGACGGGAAGGCGCACTCCGTCGACTCGTCGGACGCCGCGTTCCAGACGGCGGGCGCGCTCGCGCTGCGGGAGGCGGCGGCGGAGGCGACGATCCATCTGCTGGAGCCGGTCGCCGAATTGCAGGTCCTGGTCGGCGACGACTACGTCGGTTCGGTGATGAGCGATCTGTCCGGCCGGCGCGGCCGGGTGGTCGGCACCGAGCAGTCGCCGGGCGGGCGCACGCTGGTGCGGGCCGAGGTTCCGGAGATCGAGATCGGCCGGTACGCGGTGGATCTTCGCTCGCTGTCGCACGGCACGGGACGGTTCAGCCGGGCGTACGCACGTCATGAGCCCATGCCCGCGCAGTTGGCGTCGAGGATCCGCGAAGAGGCGGAGAAGCACGGCTAG
- a CDS encoding phosphatidylinositol mannoside acyltransferase translates to MKDKLVDGAYALGWSTVKKLPEPVAVRLGRTIADIAWKKRGKGIQRLEANYARVVPDASPERLAELSKAGMRSYMRYWMESFRLPSWSKDRMRGGFDCKDEHYLTDALASPKGVVLALPHLANWDLAGAWVTTKLETPFTTVAEKLDPESLYDRFVAYRESLGMEVLPHTGGSAFGTLARRLRDGGLVCLVADRDLSAAGVEVKFFGDTARMPAGPALLAQQTGAILLPVTLWYDETPIMKGRIHPPVDMPETGTRAEKTSVMTQALADAFATGIADHPEDWHMLQRLWLADLDPAKAPGPEKDPS, encoded by the coding sequence GTGAAGGACAAGCTCGTCGACGGGGCGTACGCCCTGGGGTGGAGCACCGTCAAGAAGCTCCCCGAGCCGGTCGCGGTCAGGCTCGGCCGGACCATCGCCGACATCGCGTGGAAGAAGCGCGGCAAGGGCATCCAGCGCCTCGAGGCCAACTACGCGCGCGTGGTGCCCGATGCGAGCCCGGAGCGGCTCGCCGAGCTGTCCAAGGCCGGGATGCGCTCGTACATGCGCTACTGGATGGAGTCGTTCCGGCTGCCGTCCTGGAGCAAGGACCGCATGCGGGGCGGCTTCGACTGCAAGGACGAGCACTACCTGACCGACGCCCTCGCCTCGCCCAAGGGCGTCGTCCTCGCCCTGCCGCACCTGGCCAACTGGGACCTGGCTGGCGCCTGGGTGACCACCAAGCTGGAGACGCCGTTCACCACGGTCGCCGAGAAGCTCGACCCCGAGTCGCTGTACGACCGGTTCGTCGCCTACCGCGAGAGCCTCGGGATGGAGGTCCTGCCGCACACCGGGGGCAGCGCCTTCGGCACGCTCGCGCGGCGGCTGCGCGACGGCGGCCTGGTCTGTCTGGTCGCCGACCGTGATCTGTCCGCTGCGGGCGTCGAGGTGAAGTTCTTCGGCGACACCGCGCGGATGCCGGCCGGGCCCGCGCTGCTCGCGCAGCAGACCGGGGCGATCCTGCTGCCCGTCACGCTCTGGTACGACGAGACGCCGATCATGAAGGGCCGGATCCATCCGCCCGTCGACATGCCAGAAACAGGTACCCGCGCCGAAAAGACGTCTGTCATGACGCAGGCGCTGGCCGACGCCTTCGCCACGGGGATCGCCGACCACCCGGAGGACTGGCACATGCTGCAGCGCTTGTGGCTCGCCGACCTGGACCCTGCCAAGGCTCCCGGCCCCGAGAAGGACCCGTCGTGA